From a single Scomber japonicus isolate fScoJap1 chromosome 12, fScoJap1.pri, whole genome shotgun sequence genomic region:
- the LOC128369811 gene encoding tripartite motif-containing protein 16-like, producing MEQKGDKVYRESFTCSICLDLLKDSVTIPCGHTYCMNCIKTHWDEEDQRKIYSCPQCRQTFTLRPVLVKNIMLAALVEQLKKTGLQSAAADHCYAGLEDVACDVCTGRKRKAFKSCLTCLASYCENHLQHHYDAPPLKKHKLVEPSKKLQENICSRHDEVMKMFCRTDQQSICYLCSVDEHKGHDTVSVAAERTERQRELEVSRLNIQQRIQDREKDVELLQQEVKTISNSAEKVVEDNEKIFTELIRLIQRRSSFVNLQIRSQQETEVSRVKEFQEKLQQEITELKRKDAELKQLSHTEDHNQFLHNYPSVSEPTDSSSINIRPLSYFEDVTAAVSELRDKLQDILKEEWTNISLTETEVDVLLSEPEPKTRADFLRYSCEITLDPNTANPWLLLSEANREAEVMHEPQSYPSHTDRFTHWVQVLSKESLLGRCYWEVEWSGERVDIAVAYKNIMRAGNSNKCRFGFNNKSCSFKCHSSGYEFWSKRKLSPVSGPVSSRVGVYLDHSAGILSFYSVSEIMTLLHRVQTTFTQPLYAGIHFYTPGAKAEFCKLK from the coding sequence ATGGAGCAGAAAGGAGATAAGGTGTACAGAGAGTCATTTACTTGTTCAATCTgcctggatctactgaaggactCTGTGACTATTCCTTGTGGACATACCTACTGTATGAACTGTATTAAAACCCACTGGGATgaagaggatcagaggaagatctacagctgccctcagtgcagacagaccttcacactgAGGCCTGTCCTGGTGAAAAACatcatgttagcagctttagtggagcagctgaagaagactggactccaatctgctgctgctgatcactgctatgctggacttgaagatgtggcctgtgatgtctgcactgggaggaagaggaaagccttcaagtcctgtctgactTGTCTGGcttcttactgtgagaatcacctccagcatCATTATGATGCACCTCCAttgaagaaacacaagctggttgagccctccaagaagctccaggagaacatctgctctcgtcatgatgaggtgatgaagatgttctgtcgtactgatcagcagagtatctgttatctgtgctctgtggatgaacataaaggccacgacacagtctcagttgcagcagaaaggactgagaggcagagagagcttgaggtgagtcgactaaacatccagcagagaatccaggacagagagaaagatgtggaGCTGCTTCAGCAGGAGGTGAAGACAATCAGTAACTCTGCTGAAAAAGTAGTGGAGGACaatgagaagatcttcactgagctgatccgtctcATCCAGAGAAGAAGCTCTTTTGTGAATCTGCAGAttagatcccagcaggaaactgaagtgagtcgagtcaaagagtttcaggagaagctgcagcaggagatcactgagctgaagaggaaggacgctgaactgaagcagctctcacacacagaggatcacaaccagtttctacacaactacccctcagtgtcagaacctacagactcatccagcatcaatatccgccCTCTGAgctactttgaggatgtgacagcagctgtgtcagagctcagagataaactacaggacatcctgaaggaggaatggacaaacatctcactgacagagacagaagtggacgttttactgtcagaaccagAGCCAAAGACCAGAGCTGACTTCTTAagatattcatgtgaaatcactctggatccaaacacagcaaacccatggctgttattatctgaggcgAACAGAGAAGCAGAAGTAATGCATGAACCACAGTCTTATcctagtcacacagacagattcactcaTTGGGTTCAGGTCCTGAGCAAAGAGAGTCTGcttggacgttgttactgggaggtggagtggagtggGGAAAGAGTTGAtatagcagtcgcatacaagaatatcatgAGAGCAGGAAACtcaaataaatgtagatttGGATTTAATAACAAATCTTGttcttttaaatgtcacagtAGCGGTTATGAATTTTGGTCGAAGAGAAAACTttctcccgtctcaggtcctgtttcctccagagtcggagtgtacctggatcacagcgcaggtattctgtccttctacagcgtctctgaaatcatgactctcctccacagagtccagaccacattcactcagcctctctatgctggaatTCATTTTTATACACCTGGAGCCAAAGCTGAGTTCTGTAAACtcaaatag
- the LOC128369810 gene encoding tripartite motif-containing protein 16-like: MEQKADKLDKESFTLLCSICLDLLKDPVTIPCGHSYCMNCIKTHFGEEDQRKIYRCPQCGQIFTPKHVSKKNTTLAALVEQVKKTGLQAAPADHWYAGPEDVACDVCTGRKRKAFMSCLTCPASYCKNHLQHHYDTPPLKKHKLVEPFKKLQKKICSHHDGVMKMFCRTDQQIICYLCSVKDHKGHDTVPAKAERTERQRELEVSRLNIQQRIQDREKDVKLLQQEVEAVSRSADKAVEDSEKIFTELICLLQKRSSDAKQQIRSQQETEVSRVKEFQEKLQQEITELKRKDAELKQLSHTEDHCQFLQNYPSLSQLSEPTDSSSINIRPRRYFEDVTAAVSELRDKLQDILKEEWTKISLAVTEVKTRAGFLKYSREITVDPNTAHTLLVLSNSDRKVKRTRKHLSYTPHPDRFTHWRQVLSKESLTGRCYWEVEWSGEGVDIAVTYYDIGRAGGTSDCLFGRNVKSWMLYCDTTSSSFWFNNVFTRVSGALPSRIGVYLDHSAGILCFYSVTETMTLLHRVQTTFTQPLYAGLGFDHFGATAEYCKLK; the protein is encoded by the coding sequence ATGGAGCAAAAAGCAGATAAGCTGGATAAAGAAAGTTTCACCCTTCTCTGTTCAATCTGTCTGGATTTACTGAAGGATCcagtgactattccctgtggacacagctactgtatgaactGTATTAAAACCCACTTCGGTgaagaggatcagaggaagatctacagaTGCCCTCAGTGCGGACAGATCTTCACACCGAAGCATGTCTCGAAGAAAAACACCacgttagcagctttagtggagcaggtgaagaagactggactccaagctgctcctgctgatcactggtatgctggacctgaagatgtggcctgtgatgtctgcactgggaggaagagaaaagccTTCATGTCCTGCCTGACTTGTCCGGCCTCCTACTGTAAGAATCACCTCCAGCATCATTATGATACACctccattaaagaaacacaagctggtggagcccttcAAGAAGCTTCAAAAGAAAATCTGCTCTCATCATGATGgcgtgatgaagatgttctgtcgtACTGATCAACAGAtaatctgttatctctgctctgtgaaggatcataaaggccacgacacagtcccagctaaagcagaaaggactgagaggcagagagagctcgaggtgagtcgactaaacatccagcagagaatccaggacagagagaaagatgtgaagctgcttcaacaagaggtggaggccgtcagtcgctctgctgataaagcagtggaggacagtgagaagatcttcactgagctgatctgtctcctccagaaaagaagctctgatgcgaagcagcagatcagatcccagcaggaaactgaagtgagtcgagtcaaagagtttcaggagaagctgcagcaggagatcactgagctgaagaggaaagacgctgaactgaagcagctctcacacacagaggatcactgCCAGTTTCTACAAAACTACCCCTCattgtcacaactcagtgaacctacagactcatccagcatcaatatccgtcctcgaagatactttgaggatgtgacagcagctgtgtcagagctcagagataaactacaggacatcctgaaggaggAATGGACAAAGATCTCACTAGCAGTGACTGAAgtgaagaccagagctggattcttaaaatattcacgtgaaatcactgTGGATCcaaatacagcacacacactgttggTACTATCGAATAGCGACAGAAAAGTAAAACGAACGAGAAAACATTTGTCTTATACTCctcatccagacagattcactCATTGGCGTCAGGTCCTGAGCAAAGAGAGtttgactggacgttgttactgggaggtggagtggagcggGGAAGGAGTTGATATAGCAGTCACATACTATGATATCGGCAGAGCAGGAGGTACAAGTGATTGTCTGTTTGGACGTAATGTCAAATCTTGGATGTTGTATTGTGACACCACAAGTTCTTCATTTTGGTTCAACAATGTCTTTACTCGTGTCTCAGGTGCTCTGCCCTCCAGgatcggagtgtacctggatcacagcgCAGGTATTCTGTGCTTCTACAGCGTcactgaaaccatgactctcctccacagagtccagaccacattcactcagcctctctatgctggacttggGTTTGATCATTTTGGAGCCACCGCTGAGTACTGTAAACTAAAATAG